In the genome of Deinococcus deserti VCD115, one region contains:
- a CDS encoding ABC transporter substrate-binding protein: MKKLIAVTALLALTTLASAQTKTTITVGVFPDLDSVVKAALPGFYKLYPNVTVKINSKAYPDHHTALATALSTGKGANDVEAVDFGYVAKFAEGSGLVDISKAPYNAGALRSQFVAYTFPQAMTQDGRMVGMPTDIGPGSMFYRTDMLKKAGVTPAELNRSWESYITAGRKIKAANPGAFLLPDASQAAQIILRSGLKSGEGLFFDKSNKLLVSPTNPRFVRAFTVAKQIRDAGLDAKAGAAFSPEWTTAFQKGNLATEFSGAWLVGHMQNWLAKDYSGKWAAANLPGGSFASYGGSFYAIPAQSQNKAEAWALIQYLTTNRDQQILAFRTTGAFPALKAAQNAPLFNEGVPYLAGQKARLQWRDAATKIKPIDVNRQDPVAEQIVNDAISNMLTSNQSVQDALTQAQRLIERRVR, encoded by the coding sequence ATGAAAAAGCTGATTGCCGTGACCGCCCTGCTCGCCCTGACCACCCTCGCCAGCGCCCAGACCAAGACGACCATCACAGTCGGGGTCTTCCCGGACCTGGATAGCGTGGTGAAGGCCGCCCTGCCCGGTTTCTACAAGCTGTATCCCAATGTAACGGTCAAGATCAATTCCAAAGCCTACCCCGATCACCACACGGCCCTGGCTACGGCGCTGTCGACTGGCAAGGGTGCCAATGACGTGGAAGCAGTGGATTTCGGCTACGTGGCCAAGTTCGCTGAGGGCAGCGGTCTGGTGGATATCAGCAAGGCGCCGTACAACGCGGGTGCGCTGCGCAGTCAGTTCGTGGCCTACACCTTCCCGCAGGCCATGACCCAGGACGGCCGCATGGTCGGCATGCCCACCGACATCGGCCCAGGCTCGATGTTCTACCGCACTGACATGCTGAAAAAAGCTGGCGTGACACCGGCCGAACTGAACCGCAGCTGGGAGTCGTATATCACCGCCGGACGCAAGATCAAGGCGGCCAACCCCGGCGCCTTCCTGCTGCCCGACGCCTCGCAGGCCGCGCAGATTATCCTTCGTTCGGGCCTCAAGAGCGGCGAAGGACTGTTTTTCGACAAGAGCAACAAACTGCTGGTCAGCCCGACCAACCCACGCTTCGTGCGCGCCTTCACGGTCGCCAAGCAGATCCGTGACGCCGGACTGGACGCCAAGGCAGGCGCCGCCTTCTCGCCGGAATGGACCACTGCCTTCCAGAAGGGAAACCTGGCCACCGAGTTCAGTGGGGCCTGGCTGGTCGGCCACATGCAGAACTGGCTGGCCAAGGACTATAGCGGCAAATGGGCGGCGGCCAACCTGCCGGGCGGATCGTTTGCCAGCTACGGCGGTTCCTTCTACGCCATTCCGGCGCAGAGTCAGAACAAGGCCGAGGCCTGGGCGCTCATCCAGTACCTGACGACCAACCGCGACCAGCAGATCCTGGCCTTCCGCACCACCGGCGCCTTCCCCGCGCTGAAGGCGGCGCAGAATGCTCCGCTGTTCAACGAGGGCGTGCCGTATCTGGCAGGTCAGAAGGCCCGGCTGCAGTGGCGCGACGCCGCGACGAAAATCAAGCCGATCGACGTCAACAGGCAGGACCCGGTGGCCGAACAGATCGTCAATGACGCCATCAGCAACATGCTGACCAGCAACCAGAGCGTGCAAGACGCCCTGACGCAGGCCCAGCGCCTGATCGAGCGCCGCGTCCGCTGA
- a CDS encoding GH1 family beta-glucosidase, producing the protein MTLTRKDFPNGFIFGTATSSYQIEGAASEDGRGPSIWDTFCRQPGRIQDGTSGDVACDHYHLWPEDLDLLRELGVDAYRFSLAWPRIQPSGSGAVNEKGLEFYDRLVDGLLERGIQPYATLYHWDLPQPLQDIGGWANREVAHHFADYAALVAGRLGDRVRSIATLNEPWCSSFLSYDIGEHAPGLRDRRLALAAAHHLLLGHGQAVQAMRALGKPAELGLVLNLTPAYPASQSAEDARATQYADGYANRWFLDPVFRGAYPQDMWDAFGQDVPDVQDGDLALIREPLDFLGVNYYTRSLVSAQGPVRPQDAEYTHMHWEVYPQGLTDLLLRLQREYPVPPMYITENGAAYPDERGHADIVHDPERLAYYQRHLAAVIEATRQGADVRGYFAWSMLDNFEWAYGYSRRFGLFYVDYQTQERTWKDSGRWFQGLMARTPVAAD; encoded by the coding sequence ATGACCCTGACGCGCAAGGACTTTCCCAACGGCTTTATCTTCGGCACCGCCACCTCGTCGTATCAGATTGAAGGCGCTGCCTCCGAAGACGGACGCGGCCCCAGCATCTGGGACACGTTCTGCCGCCAGCCCGGACGCATTCAGGACGGCACCAGCGGCGACGTGGCCTGTGACCATTATCATCTGTGGCCCGAGGACCTGGACCTGCTGCGCGAACTTGGGGTGGACGCCTACCGCTTCAGCCTGGCCTGGCCGCGCATCCAGCCTTCCGGCAGCGGCGCGGTCAACGAGAAGGGCCTGGAATTTTATGACCGGCTGGTAGACGGCCTGCTCGAACGCGGCATCCAGCCCTACGCCACGCTGTATCACTGGGATCTGCCGCAGCCGCTGCAGGACATCGGTGGCTGGGCCAACCGGGAAGTAGCCCACCACTTTGCCGATTACGCCGCGCTGGTGGCCGGGCGTCTGGGCGACCGGGTGCGCAGCATCGCGACCCTGAACGAGCCGTGGTGCAGCAGCTTTCTGAGCTACGACATCGGAGAGCACGCCCCGGGGCTGCGCGACCGCCGCCTCGCGCTGGCTGCTGCGCACCATCTGCTGCTGGGCCACGGTCAGGCCGTGCAGGCTATGCGGGCACTGGGCAAACCCGCTGAGCTGGGGCTGGTCCTGAACCTGACGCCGGCATACCCGGCGTCACAAAGTGCGGAGGATGCCCGCGCCACGCAGTATGCCGACGGCTACGCCAACCGCTGGTTCCTGGACCCGGTCTTCCGGGGAGCGTACCCGCAGGACATGTGGGACGCCTTCGGTCAGGATGTCCCCGACGTTCAGGACGGTGATCTCGCCCTGATCCGTGAGCCGCTGGACTTTCTGGGCGTCAACTACTACACCCGCTCGCTGGTCTCGGCGCAGGGGCCTGTCAGGCCCCAGGACGCCGAATACACCCACATGCACTGGGAGGTCTATCCGCAGGGGCTGACCGATCTGCTGCTGCGGCTGCAACGTGAGTACCCGGTTCCGCCCATGTACATCACCGAGAACGGCGCCGCCTACCCCGACGAGCGCGGGCACGCAGACATAGTGCATGACCCGGAGAGGCTGGCCTACTACCAGCGTCATCTGGCAGCGGTGATTGAGGCCACCCGGCAGGGCGCAGACGTGCGCGGCTACTTTGCCTGGAGCATGCTGGACAACTTCGAGTGGGCCTACGGCTACAGCCGCCGCTTCGGGCTGTTCTACGTGGATTACCAGACCCAGGAACGCACCTGGAAGGACTCAGGGCGCTGGTTTCAGGGACTGATGGCGCGGACACCGGTCGCTGCGGACTGA
- a CDS encoding carbohydrate ABC transporter permease, translating to MTVSTMAAPQPRTKKATVVPLSRWAAYLLLFFGGLLTLAPFFFMFVFATHDRSDIFQLPPPLWFGDNLQENYRNLLERTPFWRNLWNSLYLAVMTTATTLFFCTMGGFGFAMYEFRGREPLFGLLIATMLIPGTLNLVPFALIMQALGWIDTPRALWVPGMASAFGIFLMRQYIGTAIPRELIEAARIDGATEFGIFRRVVLPLTKPAMATLGLVTFVQSWNSFLLPLIIFRSDQTSTAPLALRSLQGIANTDWGALMCGVALTVIPLLILFVIASRQLIAGLTSGALKG from the coding sequence ATGACCGTATCCACTATGGCGGCGCCGCAGCCGCGCACGAAGAAAGCCACCGTGGTGCCGCTGTCACGGTGGGCCGCTTACCTGCTGCTTTTCTTCGGGGGTCTGTTGACCCTGGCACCGTTCTTCTTCATGTTCGTATTCGCCACGCACGACCGCAGCGATATTTTTCAGCTGCCACCGCCGCTGTGGTTTGGCGACAATCTGCAGGAGAACTACCGCAACCTGCTGGAACGCACGCCGTTCTGGCGCAACCTGTGGAACAGCCTGTATCTGGCCGTGATGACCACGGCCACCACCCTGTTTTTCTGTACGATGGGCGGCTTTGGATTCGCGATGTACGAGTTCAGGGGGCGCGAGCCGTTGTTCGGGTTGTTGATTGCCACCATGCTGATCCCAGGCACTTTGAACCTGGTGCCGTTCGCGCTGATCATGCAGGCCCTGGGGTGGATCGACACACCGCGCGCGCTGTGGGTGCCCGGCATGGCCAGCGCCTTCGGGATCTTCCTGATGCGTCAGTACATCGGCACTGCCATCCCGCGTGAACTGATCGAGGCCGCCCGTATCGACGGCGCGACCGAGTTCGGCATTTTCCGCCGCGTGGTGCTGCCGCTGACCAAACCGGCCATGGCCACACTGGGGCTGGTGACCTTCGTGCAGTCCTGGAACAGCTTCCTGCTGCCGCTGATCATCTTCCGCAGCGACCAGACCTCCACCGCACCGTTGGCCCTGCGCAGCCTGCAGGGGATCGCCAACACCGACTGGGGCGCACTGATGTGCGGGGTGGCCCTGACGGTTATTCCGCTGCTCATTCTGTTTGTCATCGCTTCCCGCCAGCTGATCGCGGGGCTGACCAGCGGCGCGCTCAAGGGCTGA
- a CDS encoding LacI family DNA-binding transcriptional regulator, translating to MATITLEDVAQAAGVSVSTASRVFSGTTKVRADKHAAVMKAADALGYRPNAIARSLASGRSMLIGVLTQDTSSPFYGEVLRGIEQGLEGSGYSAIFASGHWRVEEEASALHGLMGRPLDGLIVLGGHTPDERLSTLAAQLPLIAVGRGVQGLETQCLRIDNFQGSYDCARHLLELGHRRIAYIAGPASHRDARDRLEGFRRALADWKVDEDPNLLVEGDFLEPSGLMAVEALFSRGALFSALMVANDQMAYGARLGLYRRGIRVPEDISLIGFDDLSSSAFTTPPLTTMRQPTYEMGVAAAEAILAALGGTPLTPPEFRVQLIVRESTAPTHRDRQRLPPPDPQYPGERL from the coding sequence ATGGCGACCATTACCCTGGAAGATGTTGCGCAGGCAGCCGGAGTGTCTGTCAGCACCGCATCACGTGTATTCAGCGGAACAACGAAGGTTCGTGCCGACAAGCACGCGGCCGTGATGAAGGCCGCCGATGCCCTGGGCTACCGGCCCAACGCGATTGCCCGCAGCCTGGCCAGCGGACGCTCAATGTTGATCGGAGTGCTGACCCAGGACACTTCCAGCCCCTTTTACGGTGAAGTCCTGCGCGGGATCGAGCAGGGCCTGGAAGGCAGCGGGTACTCCGCAATTTTTGCCAGCGGACACTGGCGGGTCGAGGAAGAGGCCAGCGCGCTGCACGGGTTGATGGGCCGGCCCCTTGACGGCCTGATCGTGCTGGGCGGCCACACCCCCGATGAGCGGCTCAGTACGCTGGCTGCCCAGCTGCCACTGATTGCAGTGGGGCGCGGCGTACAGGGTCTGGAGACACAGTGCCTGCGCATCGACAACTTTCAGGGCAGCTACGACTGCGCCCGGCACCTGCTGGAACTGGGCCACCGACGTATCGCCTACATTGCCGGTCCGGCCAGCCACCGCGACGCCCGTGACCGTCTGGAAGGCTTCCGGCGTGCCCTGGCCGACTGGAAGGTCGACGAGGATCCCAACCTGCTGGTCGAGGGAGATTTTCTGGAGCCCTCGGGCCTGATGGCCGTTGAAGCGCTGTTCTCACGAGGAGCCCTGTTCAGCGCCCTGATGGTTGCCAACGACCAGATGGCTTATGGCGCCCGGCTGGGCCTGTACCGCCGGGGCATCCGCGTGCCCGAGGACATCTCGCTGATCGGTTTCGACGACCTGTCGAGCTCCGCTTTTACCACCCCTCCCCTGACCACCATGCGCCAGCCCACCTACGAGATGGGCGTGGCCGCTGCCGAAGCCATCCTGGCCGCCCTGGGCGGTACTCCTCTGACCCCCCCCGAGTTCCGGGTGCAGCTGATCGTCCGCGAGTCCACTGCCCCGACCCACCGTGACCGGCAGCGTCTGCCGCCCCCTGATCCTCAGTACCCGGGAGAGCGCTTATGA
- a CDS encoding carbohydrate ABC transporter permease, with protein sequence MQAPLTHRPTLSLAARWNNFQRRYAPYLFISPFFILFAAFGLFPILFSLYLSFQDWQPTTGLGSMKFVGWRNYTDNLTDPTFWQSLKNTLILAVESGIPQHLIAIPLAIAIHTSLRRIQNLVTAVYFLPYITSIVAISVIFFTLFSWQYGAINAALNALHTVPVIGPLFPAEKVNWLGDPGAVQPAIATVIIWRYTGWNTLLYLAGLQAIPRELYEAAQIDGANRWQQFRFITLPLLRPTMFMAVTLSLIGGFQLFEEPFILTNGSGGPGQTGLTTVMYMYRTYTAYSDAGLAAAMVWLLFLVIGVLTLLNNRIFGRSGLAGRD encoded by the coding sequence GTGCAAGCGCCCCTGACCCATAGACCTACCCTTTCTCTGGCTGCCCGCTGGAACAACTTTCAGCGGCGGTATGCTCCGTACCTGTTTATCAGCCCCTTTTTCATTCTGTTTGCCGCCTTCGGGCTGTTTCCGATCCTGTTTTCGCTGTACCTGTCGTTCCAGGACTGGCAGCCCACCACGGGCCTGGGCAGCATGAAATTTGTCGGGTGGCGCAACTATACCGATAACCTGACCGACCCGACCTTCTGGCAATCACTGAAAAACACCCTGATCCTGGCTGTGGAGTCCGGCATACCTCAGCATCTGATCGCCATTCCACTGGCCATTGCGATCCATACGTCGCTGCGGCGTATCCAGAACCTGGTTACGGCCGTCTACTTCCTGCCGTACATCACGTCCATCGTGGCCATCTCGGTCATCTTCTTTACGCTGTTCAGCTGGCAGTACGGGGCGATCAACGCAGCGCTCAATGCCCTTCACACCGTGCCCGTTATCGGCCCGCTGTTTCCAGCTGAGAAGGTCAACTGGCTGGGAGACCCCGGGGCCGTCCAGCCCGCCATAGCCACCGTGATCATCTGGCGCTACACCGGCTGGAACACACTGCTGTATCTGGCAGGTCTGCAGGCCATTCCCCGCGAGCTGTACGAGGCCGCACAGATAGACGGCGCCAACCGCTGGCAGCAGTTCCGCTTCATCACGCTGCCCCTGCTGCGCCCCACCATGTTCATGGCCGTGACGCTGAGCCTGATCGGCGGCTTCCAGCTGTTCGAGGAGCCGTTCATCCTGACCAACGGCTCGGGTGGGCCTGGGCAGACCGGCCTGACCACCGTGATGTACATGTACCGCACCTACACCGCGTATTCCGACGCTGGTCTGGCGGCCGCAATGGTCTGGCTGCTGTTCCTGGTGATCGGCGTGCTGACCCTGCTCAACAACCGCATCTTCGGACGCAGCGGGCTGGCCGGGAGAGACTGA
- a CDS encoding DMT family transporter: protein MTAVRTPTLAHPHTGLAWGLAAALAFSTLGIWGKLATQAGLSSFTTLGFRFGLVALVLLPFTGRLDPAMRVRMLGVGVLYALATTCFFGALDRISAGTTGLLLYLAPAFVVLLGWILGRRPGGAQLGAVVLAAAGLGLVVGLPGPEDHNLAGLLLGAGAGLFYAVYLMVSERWLSGAPALASTAHMALVAGVYFTGLSLLEGTMQMPGTSAQWVAVLGMAAIPTLIAVPALYSAVRHLGAARASLLGTLEPLFTVLLAFFILDEALRPGLLVGGVLILAGAVLSQRRPGSVAGS from the coding sequence GTGACTGCTGTTCGTACCCCCACGCTTGCGCACCCCCACACAGGTCTGGCGTGGGGTCTGGCCGCCGCTCTGGCCTTTTCGACCCTGGGCATCTGGGGCAAGCTGGCCACCCAGGCAGGGTTGAGCAGCTTCACGACCCTGGGATTTCGTTTTGGCCTGGTGGCCCTGGTGCTGCTGCCGTTCACCGGCAGACTGGACCCGGCTATGCGCGTGCGCATGCTGGGGGTGGGCGTGCTGTATGCCCTGGCCACCACCTGCTTTTTCGGTGCGCTCGACCGCATCAGTGCCGGTACCACCGGGCTGCTGTTGTACCTGGCCCCCGCCTTTGTGGTGCTGCTGGGCTGGATCCTGGGCCGGCGCCCGGGCGGCGCGCAGCTGGGCGCCGTGGTGTTGGCTGCCGCTGGCCTGGGACTGGTGGTGGGCCTGCCAGGACCGGAAGATCATAATCTGGCGGGTCTGCTGCTGGGCGCCGGGGCGGGCCTGTTCTATGCCGTCTACCTGATGGTGTCCGAGCGCTGGCTCAGCGGCGCGCCTGCGCTGGCCAGCACTGCGCATATGGCGCTGGTGGCCGGGGTCTATTTCACCGGGCTTTCGCTGCTGGAAGGCACCATGCAGATGCCAGGCACCTCGGCGCAGTGGGTGGCCGTGCTGGGCATGGCGGCCATCCCCACCCTGATTGCGGTGCCGGCGCTGTACAGCGCTGTGCGGCACCTCGGTGCGGCGCGGGCCAGCCTGCTGGGAACACTGGAACCGCTGTTTACGGTACTGCTGGCCTTCTTCATCCTGGACGAGGCCTTGCGCCCGGGGCTGCTGGTCGGCGGGGTACTGATCCTGGCGGGTGCAGTCCTGTCCCAGCGGCGGCCAGGATCAGTGGCCGGGTCCTGA
- a CDS encoding roadblock/LC7 domain-containing protein produces the protein MTNAVYTMIARALSGVVSERAAETMLRAALREQNVQPDTVTAEEMQKVLSGSLLTRLSSAMPAGRARQELQRLSAQLASQYPKAPTLFEQLEPYAAWDETPEVTQGGWVDLNLSADDFEFDDPEYTSGLTTRSYQLENSQEQEDLILELARLNGVQGIMICRSSGEILSMRALQDASRLSGAVAATAMLFQKQGLSLMAAELGGQTVCVRPLGAYCVAVVAGPQVNVGRLLVELQQVQVSQVSA, from the coding sequence ATGACCAATGCTGTGTACACCATGATTGCGCGCGCCTTATCAGGCGTTGTATCCGAACGGGCCGCCGAGACCATGCTGCGCGCGGCGCTGCGGGAACAGAATGTTCAGCCGGATACGGTCACTGCCGAGGAAATGCAAAAGGTCCTCTCTGGGTCGTTGCTGACGCGGTTGTCGTCTGCCATGCCAGCAGGCCGGGCCCGTCAGGAACTGCAGCGCCTGTCTGCTCAGCTGGCCTCGCAGTACCCCAAAGCACCCACACTGTTCGAACAACTTGAGCCCTATGCCGCATGGGACGAGACTCCTGAAGTGACCCAGGGAGGCTGGGTGGACCTGAACCTCTCGGCAGACGACTTTGAATTTGACGATCCCGAATACACCAGCGGTCTGACCACGCGAAGCTACCAGCTTGAAAATTCCCAGGAGCAGGAAGACCTGATTCTTGAACTGGCGCGGCTTAACGGCGTGCAGGGCATTATGATCTGCCGCTCCAGCGGAGAAATCCTCAGCATGAGGGCCCTGCAGGACGCTTCGAGACTCAGTGGAGCCGTAGCTGCGACCGCCATGTTGTTTCAGAAACAGGGCCTGAGCCTGATGGCTGCCGAACTGGGTGGTCAGACAGTGTGTGTCCGGCCTCTGGGGGCCTACTGCGTGGCTGTCGTGGCTGGACCCCAGGTCAATGTGGGACGCCTGCTGGTGGAATTGCAGCAGGTTCAGGTAAGCCAGGTGAGCGCATGA
- the tkt gene encoding transketolase, whose translation MSTEQLSINTIRTLSIDAVQAANSGHPGAPLGMAPMAYVVWQEFLRFNPKQSQWAGRDRFVLSAGHASMLIYSLLHLTGYDMPMEDLKNFRQWGSKTPGHPEFFHTPGLDATTGPLGQGAAMTVGLAMAEAHLAERYNRPEFPIFDNHVYSILGDGDLQEGINHEAAALAGHLRLGKLIWLHDDNQIQLDTPTEKAESEDTAARFRSYGWEVLRVEDGNDLDQIRQAITAAKANTAQPSLIQVRTVIGFGSPRAGTSKAHGEPLGEEGVAQTKQALGWDYPAFTVPDEVRAHMDATERGAKYEAEWNALLEGYRAAYPDLGREVDAMLNRELPANLADVLPSYEVGGKAVATRNASGEVINALAKVVPGLMGGSADLSGSTKTTIKDGGEMQAGQMGGRNVLFGVREFGMAAAGNGLSLYGAIRPLVGTFLVFADYLKPAFRLSAIQMQPVTYVLTHDSIGLGEDGPTHQPIEQLAMLRSVPGAHVIRPADANETAAAWQMALEYDKGPTAIALSRQDLPILPRNHAGVKKGAYVLRDPEGAAAQVILIASGSEVSLALDAAEALAAEGIGARVVSMPCMEVFRAQDASYRDSVLTPGVKRVAIEAASKSPWYEWTQGGPVIGMDTFGASAPAKVLFEKFGFSVPNVVKVVKSVL comes from the coding sequence ATGTCAACTGAGCAGCTGAGCATCAACACCATCCGCACGCTGTCTATCGATGCCGTACAGGCCGCCAACAGTGGCCACCCTGGCGCGCCGCTGGGCATGGCCCCGATGGCCTACGTGGTGTGGCAGGAGTTCCTGCGCTTCAACCCGAAGCAGTCCCAGTGGGCCGGGCGCGACCGCTTCGTGCTGTCGGCGGGACATGCCAGCATGCTCATCTACAGTCTTTTGCACCTGACCGGCTACGACATGCCGATGGAGGACCTGAAGAACTTCCGCCAGTGGGGCAGCAAGACCCCCGGCCATCCGGAGTTCTTCCACACCCCAGGTCTGGACGCCACCACCGGGCCGCTGGGCCAGGGCGCGGCCATGACCGTTGGCCTGGCTATGGCCGAAGCGCACCTTGCCGAGCGCTACAACCGTCCTGAATTTCCCATTTTCGACAACCACGTGTACTCCATCCTGGGTGATGGCGACCTCCAGGAAGGCATCAACCACGAAGCCGCTGCACTGGCCGGGCATCTGCGCCTGGGGAAACTGATCTGGCTGCATGACGACAACCAGATTCAGCTGGATACCCCCACCGAAAAGGCTGAGTCCGAGGACACCGCTGCCCGCTTCCGGTCCTACGGCTGGGAAGTGCTGCGCGTCGAGGACGGCAACGACCTGGACCAGATTCGTCAGGCGATTACAGCAGCCAAGGCCAACACTGCGCAGCCCAGCCTGATTCAGGTGCGCACAGTGATCGGATTCGGCAGCCCGCGCGCCGGCACCAGCAAGGCCCACGGCGAGCCGCTGGGCGAGGAGGGCGTGGCGCAGACCAAGCAGGCCCTCGGCTGGGATTACCCTGCCTTCACCGTGCCGGATGAGGTGCGCGCCCACATGGACGCCACCGAGCGCGGCGCGAAGTACGAAGCCGAGTGGAACGCGCTGCTGGAGGGCTACCGCGCTGCCTACCCCGACCTGGGCCGTGAAGTGGACGCCATGCTCAACCGTGAGCTGCCAGCCAACCTCGCCGACGTGCTGCCCAGTTACGAGGTCGGCGGCAAGGCGGTCGCCACCCGCAACGCCAGCGGCGAGGTCATCAACGCGCTGGCCAAGGTCGTGCCGGGGCTGATGGGCGGCAGCGCCGACCTGTCAGGAAGCACCAAGACCACCATCAAGGACGGCGGCGAGATGCAAGCCGGCCAGATGGGCGGACGCAACGTGCTGTTCGGCGTGCGCGAGTTCGGCATGGCTGCCGCCGGCAACGGCCTGAGCCTGTACGGCGCCATCCGGCCGCTGGTGGGCACCTTCCTGGTGTTCGCGGACTACCTCAAGCCTGCTTTCCGTCTGAGCGCCATTCAGATGCAGCCGGTGACGTACGTGCTGACTCACGACTCCATCGGCCTGGGCGAGGACGGCCCCACCCACCAGCCGATTGAACAGTTGGCCATGCTGCGCAGCGTGCCTGGCGCGCACGTGATCCGCCCGGCCGACGCCAACGAAACGGCCGCCGCGTGGCAGATGGCCCTGGAGTACGACAAGGGCCCCACCGCCATCGCCCTGTCACGCCAGGACCTGCCGATTCTGCCCCGAAACCACGCTGGCGTGAAAAAAGGCGCCTACGTGCTGCGTGATCCCGAAGGCGCAGCCGCGCAGGTCATTCTGATCGCCTCGGGCAGTGAAGTCAGCCTGGCGCTCGACGCTGCCGAGGCATTGGCCGCTGAAGGTATCGGCGCCCGCGTGGTCAGCATGCCATGCATGGAAGTCTTCCGCGCGCAGGATGCCAGCTACCGCGACAGCGTGCTGACTCCTGGCGTCAAGCGCGTGGCCATCGAGGCCGCCAGCAAGTCGCCCTGGTACGAATGGACCCAGGGCGGCCCGGTCATCGGCATGGACACCTTCGGGGCCTCCGCGCCGGCCAAGGTGCTGTTCGAGAAGTTCGGTTTCAGCGTGCCGAATGTGGTGAAGGTCGTCAAGAGCGTGCTGTAA
- a CDS encoding M28 family metallopeptidase, with protein MQTWKLGALTGALMLVSSALANIEEDLSTVLKFGPRVAGSEANEKARAYFEAQFQALGYMTRRDVFTYPRFDDLGSDVRVGTRTLAGRALEGSTGGTVSARVVRVPGVGTPENFRAVNVRGQVAVVQRGQIPFLEKARNALAAGAAGLIVVNNEDKELQGRLGERTELPALAVSSSTGAGLRNDERVTLNVRVRDGEVRGVNVVAFKSGVTRPEILFGGHMDSVLRSPGANDNLSGTAAVVEIARRTATTPMAQRSYFVLFDGEEDGLRGSRAFVKENPLLVQGLKAMFNFDMVGVNVTPLNVSGESRLVDIARQAAQIAGSSPDRGGSDQAPFAQAGIPTLFFHRGLDTNYHQPTDTLADPALIRATVDAALKTADAALLAVPAGR; from the coding sequence ATGCAAACTTGGAAACTGGGCGCCCTGACGGGCGCGCTGATGCTGGTGTCCTCCGCGCTGGCCAACATCGAGGAGGACCTGAGCACTGTCCTGAAGTTCGGCCCCCGTGTGGCAGGCAGTGAAGCGAACGAGAAAGCACGCGCCTACTTTGAGGCACAGTTCCAGGCCCTGGGCTATATGACCCGCCGGGATGTATTCACCTACCCCCGATTCGACGATCTCGGCTCAGACGTCCGGGTGGGTACCCGGACCCTGGCTGGCCGGGCACTGGAAGGCAGCACCGGCGGAACAGTAAGCGCCCGCGTGGTGCGCGTTCCGGGCGTTGGCACACCTGAAAACTTCAGAGCCGTGAATGTCCGCGGTCAGGTGGCAGTGGTGCAGCGCGGCCAGATTCCTTTCCTGGAGAAAGCCAGGAATGCCCTTGCTGCGGGTGCGGCCGGGCTGATCGTGGTGAACAATGAAGACAAGGAATTGCAGGGCCGTCTGGGTGAGCGTACGGAGTTGCCGGCCCTGGCAGTCAGCAGTTCCACAGGTGCAGGGCTACGTAATGATGAACGGGTGACCCTGAACGTACGTGTGCGTGACGGTGAGGTACGTGGCGTGAATGTTGTGGCGTTCAAGTCTGGCGTGACCCGGCCTGAGATCCTGTTCGGGGGCCATATGGACTCGGTGCTCCGGTCGCCCGGGGCCAACGACAATCTGTCGGGCACGGCGGCAGTAGTAGAAATCGCGCGGCGGACGGCGACGACACCTATGGCGCAACGCAGCTACTTTGTGCTGTTCGACGGCGAGGAGGACGGTCTGCGCGGCTCAAGAGCCTTTGTCAAGGAGAACCCCTTGCTGGTGCAGGGCCTGAAAGCCATGTTCAACTTCGACATGGTCGGTGTGAATGTGACTCCGCTCAACGTGTCTGGTGAGAGCCGGCTGGTGGACATTGCACGTCAGGCGGCGCAGATTGCCGGGTCGTCTCCGGACCGGGGGGGCAGTGACCAGGCGCCCTTCGCGCAGGCGGGTATTCCAACCCTGTTCTTTCACCGGGGTCTGGACACCAACTATCATCAGCCGACCGATACGCTGGCCGATCCAGCGCTGATCCGTGCCACGGTAGACGCAGCCCTGAAGACAGCAGATGCCGCCCTGCTGGCAGTGCCCGCTGGGCGCTGA